The genomic stretch GATGACCGGCTTGATGCCTTCCGACACGAAGGCTTGCAGCACATGCGTCTCGATCGGCAAGTCCAGCCCGGCCATCTTGCCGGTGACGGACGTATGACCGGCAGTCGCCAGCGCCAGCTTGTTGCAGCCGATGAAACCCTTCGTCGTCTCGACACCGGTCACCCGTCCGAGCTCGTCCCGGCGAATACCGGTCACTTCGCAGTGCTGGATGAGATCGACGCCGCGCTCGTCCGCCCCGCGACCATAGCCCCAGGCCACGGCATCATGGCGCACCGTCCCGCCGCGCCTCTGCAGAAGTCCACCCATGATCGGAAAGCGCGCATGGTCGAAATTCAGATAGGGCATCATCTTGCGGACCTGCTCGCGATCAAGCAGTTCGGCGGCCACGCCGTGCATCATCATCGCATTGCCGCGCCGGGCATAGGCGTCGCGCTGGCCGTCCGAATGAAAGAGATTGATGATGCCACGCTGGGAAACCATGGCATTGTAGTTGAAATCCCGCTCCAAATTTTCCCAGAGCTGCATCGAGAACTCGTAGAAGGGCTCATTGCCCTCCAGCATGTAGTTGGAGCGGATAATGGTCGTGTTTCGTCCGACATTGCCAGACCCGAGATAGCCCTTCTCCAGAACCGCGACATTGGTGATGCCGAACTCCTTGGCGAGATAATAGGCCGTCGCCAGACCATGGCCGCCACCGCCGACAATGATCACATCATAATGCGGCTTGGGATCGGGCTCCCGCCACATCGGCGCCCAGTTCCGGTTGCCAGAAAGGCCCTGACGGAAGATAGAGAAGGCGGAATAACGCATTGAGCTTCCTCTGAAGATTTCACCGCACATTCGCACAGGCAGCATAAAGAGCAAGCGCGTTTGGGACGCAAATCATCACAAATGGGACATGGAGCCTTCATGTTTTTCTGATCACAGACATAAGCTCCTTTTGAAAAGCCGAACCGAGTGCCGAACTGCTATTTACAGCCAA from Peteryoungia desertarenae encodes the following:
- a CDS encoding sarcosine oxidase subunit beta family protein, encoding MRYSAFSIFRQGLSGNRNWAPMWREPDPKPHYDVIIVGGGGHGLATAYYLAKEFGITNVAVLEKGYLGSGNVGRNTTIIRSNYMLEGNEPFYEFSMQLWENLERDFNYNAMVSQRGIINLFHSDGQRDAYARRGNAMMMHGVAAELLDREQVRKMMPYLNFDHARFPIMGGLLQRRGGTVRHDAVAWGYGRGADERGVDLIQHCEVTGIRRDELGRVTGVETTKGFIGCNKLALATAGHTSVTGKMAGLDLPIETHVLQAFVSEGIKPVIDNVITYGAGHFYISQSDKGGLVFGADIDYYSSYAQRGNLATVEHTIEEGVSLIPGLSRLRVLRAWGGVMDMSMDGSPIIDKAPIDNLYLNCGWCYGGFKATPASGFCFAHLIAKDEPHHVARLLRLDRFQRGFAIDEGGKGPQPNLH